AGCTTCAGTGCACACCAAGCATGGGAAAGTGGGGATTGACAATTCAGGTCTGCAATTTTTTTCCAGCTCTCCCACACAGACATCATTCGATATCAACTATTTTGCCTCTGATTCTGTAAGACCAACCTTGTTATGCTCAGAGGATACTAGGTGGCGGTAAAGAGCTATGAAAGCATGTGGGAAGCAGCAATGTTATTTTCCCATTCACAGGCCCAGGCTAAAAACGGTTTGGTTTAATAtgcatctttctctctcaactCATTGCGAATGTGACATGTTTGATGAACAAAAGTGCGTACGTTTTAGGTGTACAATGTTTCTAGAAGAAACCAGGGGGCTGGCATGTTGAACTAAGTTAGCCATGTCACTATTTTACCGTCAATAATGTGTTTTCCTCCTCTATCGGGCTTTTGGTAAGGCCTGTATCCAGGtccgttgctacaattcctgggcccctatacaggaggaactgatgggcccccctgcgctgaattgttgacggggggggggggggggggtggaaggagcaattgttgacgggggggggagcaattgttgacggggggggcaATTGTTCTGTGGGGGAGCAATTGTtctgtgggccccccctgggctgtgggcccctagaatcgtcatcacctttcaccccttatcgacggcgcctgcctgtatctgtgtgtgtgcttcggtCCGCCTCTCCAGGAAGAGAAAGGGATGGGGGAAGGGGCGTCGCCAGGCAGATGTTAAACCCTCTCTGAAGACCCTCCCCAAAGAGGAAGACAGCGACGACCCATGTAAGGGCGCACCGGACGTAACATGTACGCATGAACCAATCCCATCGCatgattttgttatttttgtgtcaTTTGTTCATTTGGTCATGTATAAATGTACAGTATTAAGGGACAGCTTCTGGTCCCGGGGACTACTTGggacaagttttttttttccaacccTTTTTATCGATTGCGTGTTGAATCCGCACACAGCAAGCGCGTGTGTTCGTAGTACGTAAACGGTTCAACGCAATCCTTTGGGCCACTAAGGGTCCCTGTCCGGCCCCTTGGGGTTCCAATGAAGCAAACACAGGCTGCAATATTGGCTGAAGCGCTCTTGCGCTGGAATACTGGTACCAATGTCAAAGATTTGAAGACCCCTCTCTCGACGTGGCAGGTTTGATCTCGTCTTCGGGAAGCAGTGACGACGACGACACAGACCAGGACTCCTCCAACAGCGGTGACACCACCTTCTCCGAGGACCTGAACAAGATGGTGAAGCACGCACTCCACACTAAGgacactgtacacacacgcatgcatacagacacacacagagaaagttgTGGTACTTGCAAATGAGCTATTACTTTGACTAATTTCCTCCACGCTGTAACAGAGAACCAATAAGTCTATCTTTTAGGAGGCAGGAGGACTATAACTGAGATTCATTATTCTCAGTTCCATTATTTCTTTAGTATTCTTTCATATGTTCATTTATACACTTTATTGATCGTCTCAATTAAAACCCTTTTTGGTGTTCGTCCTACTACTAACGTATGTCCTTGTTTGGGCGTCAgggggtggaagaggaggagccgcAGGTGAAGCAGGAGAGTGAGGACGAGGCCTCGGTCCAGATGGACGTCAGCATCACCATCCCCGACGTCCTGAAGAAGAAGCTGGAGGACGACTGCTTCTACGTCAACAAGAGGAAGAGGGTACGTACACGCCTCCCCTCGTGGTGGGTTCTTGATCAAACCGTGGCGGTTTGATCAATCTTTTAGTACCGATTAACATTTAGCTAACAACAATAACATGGATATCAATGTGTTGTTCTTAGCTAGCTTGCTAATAACAACACATGGATATTGTTTCtgcacatttgtcagaagatagagaaacgacaatatttcgctgtcggtacagtaaggatgttcatagaaacaagtgccaagctcTAACAATCAATAGGTTAACCCATTGCCCGTGTCCAACTAAGAAAGCCATTATAAGACGCTTTATGATGCTAAATGCTATTTTTATGTCggttctcttctccccccctcccgcagCTGGTGATCGTGCCGTGTCAGACCAATGTGGTGCACATCCTGGAGTCGTACGTCAAGCACTTTGCCATCAACCGGGCCTTCCTGGCCAACGAGCGCTACCGCCGCAGCCAGGCAGCCGGCCAGCCTGCCCTCAGTCCCGGGGCCGTGCCCCCCGAGAAGAAGTAAGAACCACATTAAATTGGGTGGGAGCGCTTGGCTCCGCCCCCAAATTTTCTGTGAatttgggggcggggccagtcaGGCCCCCTGGGATTGCTTCTCGTTGCCCCCTGAATGCATGCGATAATTGtagtttattattaattttgaaaaataaaagttaattAATGTAATGATAGTAGTATTTTATGTTTCCAAGTGCTGTTGTGTGTAGGAGTCTATTGGCGTTCATTAGCTGACTTTGAGATGTATATTCATATACTTTCAGAGATTATCCTGACGAGATATTCAGTAGGTGAGCAAGTGGATACACCCCTCTGTGAATTGTTCTCGCTTTACATCGCTCTATTCTGCCTTTCTGAATCTAGACCCCTGTTTTGCCCATGGCCCTTGGCCCTTGCCCCTAGCGTGGTGAGTGTACTAAATAAGACGAAGTCTCTGTGTGCCCCTCAGCGAGGACCTGTGTAAGGAGATGGTGGACGGCCTGAGGATCACCTTCGACTTCACGCTGCCCATGATCCTGCTGTACCCGTGCGAGCAGGCGCAGTTCAAGAAGGTCAGCTCGTCCCGCATCTTCTTGCCCGTCAGCGAGCCGTCGCTGGGCGCCAGCCGCCACGCCTTCAGGTACCCCCAGACTGCTTGGTTGGTAAATTAGCATGTAGGGTGTGTTCGACACAATGCATCATGGGGGATTTCACTGCCATTTTGAGATGACTCGAGAGTTGTAGTCCAATAGAAGGTATTCCCATAATCACAAATAATTCGAGGCTTAAGGAATAAACAGTTATCAAATCACTTTTAATACCGTTCATATTCCAACGCTCCTATGTTTCCAAAACGGAGGCAATCCATGCAATGTACAAGTCCCTCAATAAATTGGTATACATTTATCATAACAATTCTGTTGCTTGATCTTCTTTCACTTTTTCATAAACTGAGAGCTGTTTTACCTTTTTGAATCTATTTGTTTTTATAGACTGGCTGTGAATGGATTCTGCGTCAGTTGGGATTTGTTTTCACTCACaggttttattgttattttggtGTTTTTGGACATTTGGTCATCCATTTTGCAAAGCATTTTTTTGATGTTCCATAAAGCTATTGGAGAGATTATGATGAAGAATAATAGGCAggaaaaaaacagtgttttttcATCTGTTCTTTTGGACTTCTATCATCAGTCTTCATATctcctcctttcccccccccccccctcgcagcGTCCAGCGCGACCgcagccccagccccccgggacacaacccccccaccccgcagtCCACCGACAGCCAGCCCGCCCTGAGCGACGTCTCCGCCGTCACGCCCacgaccaccacccccaccctcccggGCACCGCCCCCACCCCGGCGGCCCCGCccactacccccacccccacccccactaccCCCGCCCCCGTCACCGCCGTCGCCgtcgccgtcgtcgtcgtcgttgcCCCCACGCCGACGCCTAAACGCCGTCGCCACGCCGACATGGACTGCCTGACGCACCAGTCGCTGCAGAGCATCCAGTCGCTGCGGCGCTCCACCCGCGCCAACACCACCAGCGCCACCACCGTCGCCACGGCAACGGGCTCGGGGGAGCGGTCCGCTGACGGCGGGGCCAGCAGCGGAGGTGGGCGGGGTagtttgccgtgtgtgtgtgtgtgtgtgtgtgtgtgtgtgtgtgtgtgtgtgtgtgtgtgtgtgtgtgtgtgtgtgtgtgtgtgtgtgtgtgtgtgtggtgtgtgtggtgtgtgtctgtattgttGGCAgtttctttgtgtgcatgtgaaagagtgcaaaaaaaaagataatgaaggtgtgtgtgtgttgttagcagggttaggtgtgtgtgtgtgattttgtgtttcCGTGTTAAAGTGTAAGGGAATGGCTTTTTCGATTGGAATGCGGACTCATGCAAACAGGAGTTAGGAAGTTTGACCTTATATGGTCGAGTTGGTGGggccaaaaaaaacattccaaaCAACCTAACGAGATGGAGATTAAGTTTTGCCCCTTCAGTTTCTCCATCCTTCTTTCTTTACGACTCCATGCTAAAGTCACCCTCCTGCTGTATTTATCGCTAACGTGCTTATCCTTCTATGCTACCGCCGGTGCTTCTGTGTCGTGCTGACGTGGACACGTGTTTAACGCCGATCTGTGTTCCTTTTACTTCGGCCTCATCCAGGCGGAGGCAGCACGGCAGCGTCGCCCCAGCCCAAGAGACGCCTGGTGGAACCTCAGGCCCAGCCCAAGTTCTTCTTCAACCTGGACCGAAGTGAGCTAGTCCCTTCAGCTCGTCGCTTATTTAAACACACCTAACCGTTTACAACCTCATCCGCGTCTCGAAATCGTACCGGTCGAAAGAAAATGCCGATGATGCCTTCATCACAGGCAACGCTAAGCACAaagaaggttgctagttagatccctggctcctcctagctgagtgtcgaggtgtccctgagcgaggcacctcatctgactgctcccgacgagctggctgtcttctcgcttggttgactccgccgtcagtgtgtgcttatgtgcatgaatggttgctttggataaaagcgtctcttaaaggccctgaatgtaaatgtaacttgGACACGTCATGTATTGTATTGGTGTATATTGTGGCAAGGACTTGAGACTCCCTGCCGAAAGTTTCCTGGTTCGATCTCCAAGGTCCACAGCCTGACCTGATGACTTCCTTCAGCACGATGCCCTCACCCCTACCAACTTCGAGaacatgtaaaacacctgaaGCATGGTGTAATGACCTCCACAGCccagcagagggcagcaccCTCACTGTATTACTGTAGAGTCACTTTAATAAAGGCTGACTCACTGTTTTAAAGCTCTTGTGGGTATCCTGAGCTGCTTAACTAAGCCCAAACAAAACGGCTAGATCGATGCGTGAAGGGAACCGGACGTAAAACGGTAATGTTAAACCTTCTCCGCCATCCCTCTCTTCCCGTTCCCTGATTGACAGGAACCCCTGGCCACAgcggctcctcctccccgttGCCCCTGACGCCCAGCCGGGAGAGGGGCGGGCCCTTCTACGGGCTGGAGAACCGCCGGAATAACGAGCTTAACGAGGTGAGGGATTGTAACCAAGCAACCGCGGAGTACATTGGATTGTAATCAAAAATATAGGGGTGTGTTGAAATTGTCTTCTTTTATTTTAGCAATTCAAGTGCTTTTTCACTGATGTTGTGAGGTGCTTTgattggggggggcgggggggggggcattttgcTCAGGAGGTAGCGCGGCTTGGCTGgttaccggaaggttgctagttcgatcccctgctcctcctagcgtcgaggtgtcccttcGCGAGACGCCttaccctcactgctcctgcaTCGGATAACGGCGTCAGCAACATTCCCTCAATGCGTGCGATGCATAGAAACGGCGAATTAGTACACAATAATGAAACTCGGAATAGACGCTACGACTAGTCATCCTTTGTTCCAACCTTAACCAAAGAAGTGGCGACGACCGTCGCCACTTCTTTGGTTAAGGTTGGAACAAACGGTGGCTAGTCGTAGCGTCCATTCCGATTCGGTGCGGGGTGAAATCTGTGCGGTGCGGCTCCTCAtgttcctctgcctctcctGCACCAGGTGCTGAGCTGGAGGCTGACCCCGGACAACTACCCCACGAGCGACCagcccccgcctccctcctACCTGTACGGGTCCCAGCACCTTCTGCGGCTCTTTGgtgagctgtctgtctgcctgcctgtctgtctctctgtctctgtgtctgtctgtctgtctgtctctctgtctctgtctgtctgtctgtctgtctctgtctctcagtgtctgtctatctgtctgtctgtctttccctctgtctgtctgtctgtctgtctgtctcggtctgtctgtgtctctctgtccgtccgtgcgtctgtctgtccgtctccctccctccctccctccctccctccctccctccctccatctctcccggCCCCTTTCAAAGAAAATCTTCACGCAACACCCGATTTGAAGATAATTGCTAAACACACACCGCTGTTTGAAAGTGCGCGTCCTCCCATGAACCCGTCCCTCCTCTCCCGCTGCAGTGAAGCTCCCTGACATCCTGGGCCAGATGCACATCCCCGAGAGGAACCTCCGTGCCCTCATCAAACACCTGGAGCTGTTCCTCAGGTAACACGCCCCCACACACCTCCCTCACGACAACGACGACGACTTAAGGGCCATGACGGAGGTGATGAGGCCGATGTAGACGCTGATGTCTTTTTGGATGTACATTTAAGTCAAAGCACCGCCACAGAccccagggagaggggggggggggggggggagacgtatAGAAAGGCGATTAGTATGAGTTAGGGCGAGGGGCTGGCCGCTCATGCATAGGGAAGCACgggtgtttttttcttcttcaattAAGCACCTGCTGCATTTGAAATAGATGTGCAGTCAGCAACACAGAACTTGTTCGAAGTTTGGATGGCTTTTGGGATTTGAGCTCTTAAAGGGAcactttattatattttatcaaAAATATTTATCACTCAATTCAAAGAAACGagtatgtttgtatatttttttatgtatttattgtgGTATGATATTACACCGATTTTTGAGGGCTGATAAGATCTGTATTGTGAATCTTTAGATGTTGCGATTTCTGTAAAAACTTTTTTCAGATTTCGATCTTTGTGGTTTTTACATTGTGTTTGTAACGTCAAGGTTACGATTTTACCGGCCCATCTGTATCCGCTATTGTATGAACGTTTTCGAGCAGAATGCTACATAGTTTACTCTAATGGACCATCGGCTAACACACTATAGCGCCCTCTGTAGGACGCCGCCAGTAATGTATCCGCCGAGATTACATTGACAAGAGGGAAAAGTTTAAGATTTGAACTGAGGTGAACCGCAGTTTAATGTGTGCTTCACCTCCAAGGGTATGCGGCCAAGTGCTTCATTAAACAAGGATTGGAAGAGTTATCCAAGCCCGCCGGACAAGACATAAAATAAGTTAAATGAATGTTGCCGGGGATTGCTTGTTCAGACCGTGAGACGGGGGTAGAGGTTCCGAGACACCCCCTCCGCGCACCAtctggataaaaaaaaattaaaacaatttttttctcTGCTTTCGCTGCAATGACGCAATCGCCCGACAATCAGGACACTGggtgaatgataatgcattggATACGGGTGTTCCACTCCGTAGACTGACGGTTCTGGGTTCGGATCCATAAATGCCACattctctcactcgctctcagGATAGTGATGGCAAGGGGTGTCCAACTGCCAGCCATAAGGGTATGGGTTGagatccccccacccctccctcaatTTCGTTATTAGCTAGGTTATGGGTtcagatccccccccctcaccgcccATGACGTCAGACCTAAGGTtatgggttcaaatcccatcCCCACATGTGGTCAGCTGTTGGGTTATGGGTTCACATTCCCCCAATGTTGTCAGATGTAAGGTTATGGGTTCAGATCCCATCCCCCCAGGTCGTCAGCTGTTGGGTTATGGGTTCAGATTCCCCCCTATGTTGTCAGCCATTAGGTTATGGGTTCAGATGGATCCATCCCATGAGGTCAGCCATTAGGTTATGGgttcagatccccccccccccccccccccttttgtcACCGGTCAGGTTATGGATTCAGATCCATCCCCAATATTGTCAGCCTACCTgttggcatccttgagcaagacggcTGAGGCCTACCTGCCGTTTGATGTGCGTCCGAGCTCACCTCAGTCTTTCCGGATAAAAGGTTTTGCTAATCGACTCCATGGTAAGGGTTTCCCAGTAGGGCCTCTGCTCGGTTTCCCACTGGATCGATATCAAGCACCACTTGATACTCACTCAGTACACTTTCTTTTCATATCGCGCAAAAAAATCTGGTTAGCGCTTTAACCCCAACAGGCGCAccttctctttccttctcaagtggtgagtgtgttttctttttatgaAACGACGAACAGACTTTAAGTCCTTCAGATTCTTATTGGCTCAAAGccggtataaaaaaaaaaaacgctgcaAATCTCTGTGTACTACTACTTAAGTGCTAGCCTGTGTTTCTTGGAAACAATTTTGCCGTCGTGGGGAAATATGTTGCTTGGCGGTAGAATGATCGGTTTTTCAATGCATGTTGTCAGACACTCAGAAAAAGGCGCAAATATAAATTAATTCTATTTGTCTTTTCGAAGAAAGTATGCACCTTTTGTCAATTGACGTCATTTAATTAAATAACATATGATTAGCAGTTGTAGTTGCACATTGTCCTGCAAGTGGTTCATTTCTCTAGCATAGTTCTAGTGAAATCTGATTTATGGaggaagctgagctgcttcagtGTTTGATAAATGGCAGTGTTCAAtaaagaggtgagggggggggggggggggggcatatatCCTGCTGGCCCAAGCGTTTGTGGGGATTGTATATCAACGGGGCTAATAATGCATCGCGGGCCTGTTCAGCGATGAAGGCCAGTTGTTTATCTGAATGTGTCCCAGAGTTCATTATCTGGCCtgatctttcttttttttgcgtcGTAAACAAGCAGGAATGAATTGACTGCGGATTTAACTGTACAAGAATGATGTACAAGAATACAGCGTTGGTCATTGAGCGGACGAAACAAAAGCTGAAAGAGACTTGAGGAAGACAAATCTGATAGTAGGAGAGAGTGAATCCCTCCCCCATGAGAtatgggaggggagggtggggagggcagggggagtGGGCGTTACACAAGCATGGAAGTCTAATctttaaatcccccccccccccccccccccccccctcctcctccctcccttcctccagcCATCTTCAGTTTAACCGAGGGCCCAACCAGAAGGGATTTATCTTCCACTTGTGTTCTTTAATCAAACACGGGACataccccctcccaccaccgTGGGGCACTGTGGGGACGCTCCCGTTAACTTGATATCCTTGTGGACCAGTTGTCAAAGAGGAACCCAAACCCAATACCACTTGGCTCGCATTGGAAGACTCCCGCTATAGGTTAAACGCAGGCTTAATTGCTTGCAtaagcctctgattggtcgaccCGGCGATTAAGCGTTAATTGGACACACCTGTCCAATCGAGCACTAATTGAAGGTGGGTTGAAGGGGAGTTACAGGGGAGCCAGCAGCGCTGCAGGCCCATGATGATCAGAACATGAAGGCACTCTCTACAGGCCCGGTCAAGGGGCTTGGTTCTCCTATATTGATGGACTTAAGGTCACCAAAGAGGTTGACAttgttatttagttatttattcgATTTGGGGGGAATTCAGCATTGCAGAGAAGCAGACAATGCATTTTATCAAGTCTTTCCCCATCCATGTATTCATATACTATACGACCACACATTTTAAATTGAGGACAGGATTTATAATCATGTTTATCATTgattacacaaaaaaaaaacgtgtcgCAGTTGTGAAACGCCTTGTTCACACACTGAGTTTTAAAACCACTGCCATGGATACGGTCTCCATCTCAAACCAAGTCCGTGCTCTCGACCATGGCCCCGTCTCGAGTGGGTTACGACCCCACAACGCCTGCAGACAGGAGGAAGTAACTCCTGCAGTGCTACAACTGCTCTCCCTCGGTTCTGTGTTGGCAGTGACGCTGCGCTGCGTCGCTGATCAGCTCGTGATACAAGGCTCGCTGTGCGACGACGGGATGCGTGTAGGAGTTGTCGGACTGCAGGTGTAAACCTGGGGGTGTGGGAgggatttaaatgtattttctgcGTTCCCGAGATCAACACCGGCGGCGGATTGTGAGCCGGCATCAACTGATTGAGACCGAGGTGCATTGCATTCTGGGAATTGAACAgagttgatctctctctctctctctctctcgctctctgatgCTGTCGCTCGCCCCTTCCCTGCGAGAATGATGAGAGATTAAGAGCACACATGCTTTGGGTCCTGTGTGTCTGGATAGATTTCTGCCCCAGCGCATGCGAACCGTACAAATCCATATGTCCGCGCAATCAATATGGATTAGGCAAAGCTCAGGCCCGCAAATTGACACTACACCACATATGGATCGGGGTCTGACCAactatcaaaaaaataaaaacgaacGTCCTCGTGGTCAATACCGGATCGGTTGTCGTTAATGACCCCAACGGCCACGATGTTAATTTTCCgaaacgtttttatttttttatgggaTATTTGATCGGAATTGTCCGAAAAACGCGCAACGCGGTTCCGTCCGAAGTGCGGCGAAAACACCCGATCCGTAAACCCACGGCGACGACAGCGACAATCGGGATTGCCTTCGGCCTCGCGCGTCGTGGGGGCCCCCGTCGAGAGCGCTCTTAATTCGTCCCGCTGATGAGGATAATTAGTTTGGCCCCGGGATCAGGGGGGGGCCGGCAGGGAGAGCTCGGATGAGATGGCAAGATTTAGAGGATTTGGCCGAGCAGCGGATACTAAGAAGATTCCGGATTAGTTTTCACCGCTACTGATTAGATGGAAAgggtggggacggggggggcacgggggggggggggaaggatatatgcatatatatttatttatctatctcctgttcgctctctctctctctcgctaggtctctatctctgtctctcactcactcgtgCTAGCtaggctgctctctctcttgctctctctctctctctcccttactctgACTGATCGGTGCGGAAGGCAGTCGGGTGGGCTTTACTCCCGCACCCATCTACGCACGCTGGGGGCGAGGGGTCCGCGATTTGTGGGCTGTGATCCATCGATCAGCAGAAAGGGAAACCAGAAGGCTGAGGCGCTCAGCATTGTGTCGCCAGGAATCCAGAGGGGCTGTGAGGCGGTGTtatttagagagagggagagactctgACCTTTTGATACCGCTTGTCctaatccctccctccctccttccctctctctgctgctctctctttctatcattCTGGACCACTTCCTCTGTATCTCcacacgcccccctcccccattctTGCTTAATCTCTCCTCTTTCGCTTTCTTCCCACTTCCTCCTCTTGTtctctcacttcctgtccatCATCCCTCGCCccactccctctatctctctctcacctcttcctcctgtctatctctgtccttcccactctctctctctcccctcctctttccctACCGTCTCCTGTTCCTCCCGACCCTCCATGATCcaccctctctttcctctcccctcctcttcccctcccgtTTCCTGTTCCCGCCCCTCCGTGATcccgcctctcccctcctcttcccctcccgtTTCCTGTTCCCGCCCCTCCGTGATcccgcctctctcccctctgcccctcccgttttctgttcctctccttcctccatgatcccgcctctctctctccaactcccgtttcctgttcctctcctcccctccatgaTCCCGCCtctttcctcttcccctcccgtttcctgttccctcccctcccctccatgatCCCGCCCCTCTcgatcctctcctcttcccctcctgtTTCCTGTTCCTCTACTCCCCTCCATGATCCTGTCtctttcctcttcccctcccgtTTCCTGTTCCCGCCCCGCCCCTCCATGATCCCGCCCCTCactatcctctcctctaccctctcctatttcctgttcctcctctcctccctccctgacccctccctctctctctctctctctcccccccccccccccccccaggttccTGGCCGAGTTTCACGAGGACTTCTTCCCGGAGTCGGCCTACGTGTCGGCGTCCGAGGCCCACTACAGCATGAAGCAGCCCAGGACCGTCTACTGAGGGGTCCTGGGGTGAatgtaccccctcctccatcaccaccccccccccccccacaagctGGGAGATTGGTCCAGACTGGAGTGACGGAGGAGGGGAGAATCTACTTGTGCTTTCGTGGTGCAAACGGTCGTTTCTCTGGAGTCTGTGCTACGCTACGCTAGGCTAAGCTACTCTGTTCTGAACTGTGCTCTTCTGTTCTACGCAAAATGCAGGACTCCGCTCGGCTACGCTACGCGGAACTAGGCTACGCTGTGCTGCGCTATGTGGGATGACGCTAGGCTACGCTACAACTGTCTGTGATGGACTATGCTCGGGCCACGCCGCGCTATGCTATGATAACCTAGGCTATGCTAGGCTCCTCTGTGATTCTCTACTGCTCGGCGGGCTGGATCAGCACTACCTTGCCCCACGTCTCTGCCTCCTCTGatgacctctcctctccttcacgtCTGGCCTGCACTGCCTCTATGCTAACTCTGCTTCTATTCTCACCTCCAGGTCAGCAGTAAtgggatatagagagagatgtatAAACGTCCTCCAGTGACCGTAGGGGTTCGACAGTTGACTGTTTGATCACGTGGCATGTATTCTTTATTTCTTCgggtttctctttttttgtttgttgtgctgACTTTGAGAGTGCGACGTCTATGAAAAGCCCCACAAACGTAAGCCTTCAAACGATTCCACTCAATCCTTTGCACCGTTTCTCCGACACCTCCAGTTGAAATACTGCTGAGATGGCGATGGATAGGTTTCCCGGGGTACCTCCCCCCCTCAATTTGGGGATCGCCCTTATTTCTAAGAGGGTCCCAATTTACTTCAAAGCCCCTTGATACAGCCAGCTTGTGGAGAAGTTTCCCCCAAAacgagttttttttttatccatgcTCTTGTATATACATGTCTCTTTTTTACGCTCCCttgaacaattttttttttttacatacattttttaCGCTCCCTTGAAAGTGCCCCAGTGCACTGACCCGGAGCCGCTGTAACGCGGTTGTTCTGTGCAGTAGTGGGCCGCGACAGGCTGCAAGGCTGTGGCTCTGTCGTCTGCAGTTTGGTGTTTTTCCTT
The nucleotide sequence above comes from Gadus chalcogrammus isolate NIFS_2021 chromosome 4, NIFS_Gcha_1.0, whole genome shotgun sequence. Encoded proteins:
- the LOC130381503 gene encoding male-specific lethal 3 homolog — its product is MNSRVIKYRFSRGERVLCFEPDPTKAKVLYDAKVLDVVLASSDQHGRRVPKYLIHFNGWNSSWDRWTEEDNVLGDCEETRTLQLKLARKAAGRMKRKGWGKGRRQADVKPSLKTLPKEEDSDDPCLISSSGSSDDDDTDQDSSNSGDTTFSEDLNKMGVEEEEPQVKQESEDEASVQMDVSITIPDVLKKKLEDDCFYVNKRKRLVIVPCQTNVVHILESYVKHFAINRAFLANERYRRSQAAGQPALSPGAVPPEKNEDLCKEMVDGLRITFDFTLPMILLYPCEQAQFKKVSSSRIFLPVSEPSLGASRHAFSVQRDRSPSPPGHNPPTPQSTDSQPALSDVSAVTPTAPTPTPKRRRHADMDCLTHQSLQSIQSLRRSTRANTTSATTVATATGSGERSADGGASSGGGGSTAASPQPKRRLVEPQAQPKFFFNLDRRTPGHSGSSSPLPLTPSRERGGPFYGLENRRNNELNEVLSWRLTPDNYPTSDQPPPPSYLYGSQHLLRLFVKLPDILGQMHIPERNLRALIKHLELFLRFLAEFHEDFFPESAYVSASEAHYSMKQPRTVY